The Pseudomonas aeruginosa genome includes the window GCGCGGCGCGCGCCACGGCACTGCCCAGGAGCAGGGCGAAAGCCAGCAGGAGGACGGTCAGGGAGCGCAGCATCGGGGAATATCTCCGGGTCATAGGCGGATCGACAGGCCATCGGCCAGGGACTGGCGGTAGGCGCGCCAGGCCGGCACGCAGCCGATCAGCACGGCGGCCGCCAGGATAGCCCCGAGCAGGCTCCACTCATAGTCGCTCGGCCAGGCCAGCGGCAGGTAGATGCCGTAGTTGGCCTGGACGTAGCCCTGGCTGGCGGCGATGCCGAGGTAGAGCAGGCCGAGGCCGAGGGCGACGCCGGCCAGCGCCAGGCTGAAGGCCTCGGCCAGCAGCAGGCCGAAGATGTGCCAGGGGCGCGCGCCCACCGAGCGCAGGATGGCCATCTCCCGGCGGCGCTCGTTGAGGCTGGTGAGGATCGCCGTGAGCATGCCGATCAGGCCGGTGAGGACGACGAACAGCGAGACCACGAACAGTGCCTTCTCGGCGGTGCCCATCAGGCCCCACAGTTCCTGCAGGGCGACACCGGGGAGGATCGCCATCAGCGGTTCGCCGGGATAGTCGTTGACCTCGCGTTGCAGGGCGAAGGTCGCCACCTTGCTCTTCAGGCCGACCAGGAACGCGGTGATCGCCTGTGGTTGCAGGTCCATGTGCCGCGCCTGCTCGGCACTGACGCGCCCGGCGCCCATCGCCGGCACCCCGTTGCGCCAGTCGACGTGCAGCGCCTCCATGCCGGCGAGGGATATGTGCAGGGTGCGGTCCACCGGGGTACCGGTGCGCTGGAGGATGCCGACCACGGTGAACGGCTTGTCGTCGTGCTTGACCAGGCTCACCGTGCTCACCCCATGGGCCAGCACGATCTTCTCGCCGAGCCTGTAGTGCAGGGCTTCGGCCACCTCGGCGCCGAGCACCACGTCGAACAGGTCCTGGCCGAAGGCGCGGCCCTCGGCCAGTTGCAGTTCCTGGCCGCGGCCGTAGCGGTAGTGCTCGAAATAGCCGGCATCGGTACCCATTACCCGGTAGCCGCGGTGCGAGTCGCCGAGGGAGATCGGGATCGCCCACTTCACCCGCGGGTTTTCGGCGAAGTGCCGGTAGCTGTCCCAGCGGATGTTGTTGGTCGCGTTGCCGATGCGGAATACCGAGTAGAGCAGCAGGTTCACCGAGCCGGAGCGCGCGCCGACGATCAGGTCGGTTCCGGAGATGGTACTGGCGAAGCTGGCCTT containing:
- a CDS encoding ABC transporter permease produces the protein MYLFRLALASLANRRFTALLTIFAIALSACLLLAVERVRTEAKASFASTISGTDLIVGARSGSVNLLLYSVFRIGNATNNIRWDSYRHFAENPRVKWAIPISLGDSHRGYRVMGTDAGYFEHYRYGRGQELQLAEGRAFGQDLFDVVLGAEVAEALHYRLGEKIVLAHGVSTVSLVKHDDKPFTVVGILQRTGTPVDRTLHISLAGMEALHVDWRNGVPAMGAGRVSAEQARHMDLQPQAITAFLVGLKSKVATFALQREVNDYPGEPLMAILPGVALQELWGLMGTAEKALFVVSLFVVLTGLIGMLTAILTSLNERRREMAILRSVGARPWHIFGLLLAEAFSLALAGVALGLGLLYLGIAASQGYVQANYGIYLPLAWPSDYEWSLLGAILAAAVLIGCVPAWRAYRQSLADGLSIRL